The Mucilaginibacter yixingensis genome window below encodes:
- a CDS encoding glycosyltransferase family 1 protein: MVKVLFDHQKFSEQRYGGITRYFAALIDALKTDPEFDYRVGALYSNNYYIRNEHLPLNNFVGRWLLDGDARRQYKWNKQYSKRAIGGSDYDVFHPTYFHPYFLKRVKKPYVITMHDMIYEALPEYFTNTDITPRHKQQTTERADAVIAISESTRRDLMQLLNIPAEKITMIHHGLDLQTPLQFEPVPGLPENYILFVGERGNYKNFFRFAEACAQLLREYPDLHVVLAGGGQPQVADALAIQRLHLNNRCHQYNVTDAQLNYLYQHAQVFVFPSLYEGFGYPLLEAFKAGAPVAASNTSCFPEIGGDAVQYFNPYETAEIYQAIKAVLDDSTLRTGLINKGGERLKLFPVEKQKAKTLELYRKVAGK, from the coding sequence ATGGTTAAAGTACTGTTTGATCACCAGAAATTCAGCGAACAGCGCTATGGCGGTATCACCCGGTATTTTGCGGCGCTGATTGACGCGCTGAAAACCGATCCGGAGTTTGACTATCGCGTTGGGGCACTTTACAGCAATAACTATTACATCCGCAATGAGCACCTGCCACTCAATAATTTTGTGGGTCGGTGGCTGCTGGATGGGGATGCCCGCCGCCAGTATAAATGGAACAAACAATACAGTAAACGGGCAATTGGTGGTAGCGACTACGATGTTTTTCACCCGACTTACTTCCACCCCTATTTTCTAAAACGGGTTAAAAAGCCTTATGTCATCACCATGCATGACATGATCTATGAGGCCCTGCCCGAGTATTTTACCAATACCGATATTACGCCCCGCCACAAACAACAAACTACCGAACGGGCCGACGCGGTGATTGCCATATCAGAATCCACCCGTCGTGATTTGATGCAATTGCTCAACATCCCGGCAGAGAAGATCACCATGATTCACCATGGTCTGGACCTGCAAACCCCACTGCAATTTGAACCAGTACCCGGCCTACCCGAAAACTATATTTTGTTTGTGGGCGAACGTGGCAACTATAAAAACTTCTTCCGCTTTGCAGAGGCCTGCGCACAACTGCTGCGCGAGTATCCTGACCTGCATGTGGTGTTGGCCGGTGGTGGTCAGCCGCAGGTTGCCGATGCCCTGGCCATACAACGCCTGCATTTAAATAACAGGTGCCATCAATACAATGTTACCGATGCACAGCTCAACTACTTGTATCAACATGCGCAGGTATTTGTATTTCCGTCGCTTTATGAGGGCTTTGGCTATCCCCTGCTGGAAGCCTTTAAGGCAGGCGCACCGGTGGCAGCCAGCAATACCAGCTGCTTCCCGGAGATTGGTGGCGATGCCGTGCAATATTTTAATCCGTATGAAACAGCGGAGATCTATCAAGCCATTAAAGCGGTGCTGGACGACAGCACACTGCGTACAGGTTTGATTAATAAAGGCGGGGAGCGATTGAAGTTATTCCCCGTAGAAAAACAGAAGGCGAAAACGTTGGAATTGTATCGGAAGGTGGCAGGGAAGTAA
- a CDS encoding glycosyltransferase: MIEGGKRIFGKGKTPKVSIITVTYNAANLLYDYFENVKPYLSDDVELIIIDGRSIDATLYLLQQNGNDIDYWLSEADNGIYDAMNKGVICARGQWLYFLGADDYLKEGFTQMVAQLKDKNTIYYGDTIYYGKYYSKIYNAYYLTKLNFIHQSLFYPRAVFDKYQYETRYRVYADYHLNLLLWGNDKFRFEHRPLLVAGFPEGGFSTHEKDAEFEKDRNKLFKKHLGRSAYYRYLNRTIGWFKTFFRIISNG; encoded by the coding sequence ATGATAGAAGGCGGGAAACGCATATTTGGCAAAGGCAAAACGCCCAAAGTAAGCATCATCACGGTTACCTATAACGCAGCTAATTTGCTGTATGACTACTTTGAAAACGTAAAGCCCTACCTAAGTGATGACGTTGAACTGATTATTATTGACGGCAGAAGCATAGATGCTACCTTATACCTGCTGCAACAAAACGGTAACGATATTGACTACTGGCTAAGTGAGGCCGACAACGGCATTTATGACGCCATGAACAAAGGCGTAATTTGCGCCCGCGGCCAATGGCTATACTTTTTGGGCGCCGATGACTACCTGAAAGAAGGCTTTACCCAAATGGTTGCCCAACTAAAAGACAAGAACACCATTTATTATGGTGATACCATTTATTACGGCAAATACTACAGCAAAATATACAACGCCTATTACCTGACCAAGCTCAACTTTATCCATCAATCGCTGTTTTACCCGCGTGCGGTATTTGATAAGTATCAGTATGAAACCCGCTACCGTGTGTATGCCGATTATCATTTGAACCTGCTGCTGTGGGGTAATGACAAATTCAGGTTTGAGCATCGCCCGCTGCTGGTGGCCGGTTTCCCGGAGGGTGGTTTCTCTACGCATGAGAAAGACGCCGAGTTTGAGAAAGACCGTAACAAGCTGTTTAAAAAACATCTCGGTCGTTCGGCTTATTATCGTTATCTGAATCGTACCATTGGCTGGTTCAAAACATTTTTCCGCATCATCAGCAATGGTTAA
- a CDS encoding sensor histidine kinase translates to MKKIWQIFWHTCFWVSMILFFVFVAHNSAKISIQAVLIIFGVFGIVNIGLFYLNYLLLIPRFLDLKKYKLYIGAVLISMAAFGLIKYALAFHFWTMMHGQMKHEPLHFVNYFFNTFLTSLIFIFLSIVLQFSIDWFTNERVQRDLENQRLAAELAFLKSQINPHFLFNSLNSIYSLAYQKSDTTPEAILKLSEIMRYMLYESNDNKVDLAKELQYLQNYIDLQLIRFGKKAYVDFEVKGQVTVQRIVPLLLIAFIENAFKHGVANDPEHPIKMIIAVSDGNLSFYMHNKKHLHNRDAVGGIGLNNVKRRLDLLYPGQYKLEIHDEADTYTCELSLIL, encoded by the coding sequence ATGAAAAAAATCTGGCAGATATTCTGGCATACGTGCTTCTGGGTATCTATGATCCTCTTTTTTGTTTTTGTTGCGCATAACAGCGCCAAGATCAGTATCCAGGCGGTACTCATTATTTTCGGTGTTTTTGGTATAGTTAATATCGGGCTGTTTTACCTTAACTACCTGCTGCTTATTCCCCGGTTTCTGGATCTTAAAAAATATAAATTGTATATCGGCGCGGTGCTGATAAGTATGGCAGCCTTCGGCCTAATAAAATATGCGCTGGCCTTCCATTTCTGGACCATGATGCATGGGCAGATGAAACACGAGCCGTTGCACTTTGTCAACTATTTCTTCAATACGTTTTTAACCAGTCTGATCTTTATTTTTCTGAGCATCGTACTACAGTTCTCTATCGACTGGTTTACTAACGAGCGTGTACAACGCGACCTGGAAAATCAACGGTTGGCTGCGGAGCTGGCCTTCCTGAAATCGCAGATCAATCCGCATTTTCTATTCAACTCCCTCAATAGCATTTACTCACTGGCTTACCAAAAATCAGATACCACGCCCGAGGCCATCTTAAAGCTCTCTGAGATTATGCGCTACATGCTGTATGAGAGTAATGACAACAAGGTTGACCTGGCTAAAGAGCTGCAATACCTGCAGAACTATATTGACCTGCAACTTATCCGCTTCGGTAAAAAGGCTTATGTAGATTTTGAGGTGAAAGGCCAGGTAACCGTTCAGCGCATTGTGCCATTGCTGCTTATTGCCTTTATTGAAAACGCCTTTAAGCATGGCGTGGCTAATGATCCGGAACATCCTATTAAGATGATAATTGCTGTATCCGACGGAAATCTGTCGTTCTATATGCACAATAAAAAACACTTACACAATCGCGATGCGGTGGGCGGCATAGGTCTTAACAACGTAAAGCGCCGCCTGGACCTCCTTTACCCCGGCCAGTACAAACTGGAAATACATGATGAGGCCGATACCTACACTTGCGAATTATCCTTAATTTTATAG
- a CDS encoding ABC transporter ATP-binding protein, whose translation MKTYLRLLSFAKPIEKFAIPYILFTLLYVLFSSAVFTLLIPLLNTLFKNIDTDAAKAVVAVPKSHWDLVGWYDYYMDYFIRYHGEWGALQFVCTTIIVTIFLGNLFRYLSARTMENLRVHTLLNLRRSVFNNVMDLHMGYFNNERKGDIISKVASDVQVVQFSVTATLQVIFKEPVQLIVFLIMLFALSTKLTLFSLLVVPIAGFIISRIVKRLKAQAIAAQQTYGNMISYLDESLQGIKIIKAFNATTFIKDRFDNENRRYSKIMRSMAKRQQSASPVSEVLAVTMISFIVLYGGYLILNHQSGSLKGAQFISYIAIFSQIMRPAKAISDSFSNIHAGLAAGERVLNLIDEKPQIVDRPGAQTISTFDDKLEFRDVIFSYPGRVVLKGINLTIAKGKTVALVGPSGGGKSTMMDLIPRFIEPEGGEICIDGKNIQSVTMDSLRALMGTVNQESILFNDTIFNNIAFGKQDVTMEQVEAAARIANAHNFICEKEEGYQTNIGDRGSKLSGGQRQRICIARAVLNNPPIMLLDEATSALDTESEKLVQEALNNLMQNRTSLIIAHRLSTIQNADLIVVLDQGEIAEQGTHQELMAHNGVYRRLIDMQTFN comes from the coding sequence ATGAAGACATATTTAAGGCTGCTTTCCTTCGCCAAACCGATCGAGAAGTTTGCTATTCCTTATATCCTGTTTACACTGCTGTATGTACTATTCAGTTCTGCGGTGTTTACCTTGTTAATTCCCCTGCTCAATACACTCTTTAAAAACATCGATACAGATGCCGCCAAAGCAGTAGTTGCCGTTCCAAAATCACACTGGGATTTGGTTGGCTGGTATGATTATTACATGGACTACTTCATCCGTTACCATGGTGAGTGGGGGGCGCTGCAATTTGTGTGTACAACCATTATTGTCACCATATTTTTGGGTAACCTGTTCCGTTACCTGTCGGCCCGTACGATGGAAAACCTGCGGGTGCATACACTGCTTAACCTGCGCCGCTCGGTATTTAACAATGTGATGGACCTGCACATGGGCTATTTTAACAATGAGCGTAAAGGCGATATCATTTCAAAAGTAGCGTCAGACGTGCAGGTGGTACAGTTTTCTGTTACAGCTACTTTACAGGTAATTTTTAAAGAGCCGGTGCAGCTAATCGTTTTCCTGATCATGCTCTTTGCATTGTCAACCAAGCTTACACTATTCTCACTTTTAGTAGTCCCAATTGCGGGCTTTATCATCTCGCGCATTGTTAAGCGTTTAAAGGCACAGGCCATTGCCGCTCAACAAACATACGGCAACATGATTAGCTACCTTGACGAGTCATTGCAGGGCATAAAAATTATTAAGGCATTTAATGCTACCACGTTTATAAAAGATCGCTTTGACAACGAGAACCGTAGATATTCAAAAATAATGCGGTCTATGGCAAAGCGCCAGCAATCGGCATCACCGGTTTCAGAAGTGCTGGCTGTTACCATGATCTCGTTTATTGTACTTTATGGTGGTTATTTGATTCTCAACCACCAGTCGGGCAGTTTGAAAGGTGCGCAGTTTATTTCTTACATCGCCATTTTCTCGCAAATCATGCGTCCGGCTAAAGCCATATCAGACTCGTTTAGCAATATCCATGCAGGCCTTGCCGCCGGCGAACGCGTGCTTAATCTGATTGACGAGAAACCACAAATTGTTGACCGCCCTGGCGCACAAACTATCAGCACTTTCGACGATAAGCTGGAATTTCGCGATGTAATCTTCTCTTACCCTGGCCGCGTAGTATTAAAAGGCATCAACCTTACTATTGCTAAAGGGAAAACTGTGGCATTGGTTGGACCATCGGGCGGTGGCAAGTCGACCATGATGGACCTGATCCCACGTTTCATCGAACCAGAAGGCGGCGAGATCTGCATTGATGGAAAAAACATCCAATCAGTAACCATGGACTCATTACGTGCACTGATGGGCACTGTAAACCAGGAATCGATTCTGTTTAACGATACTATTTTTAACAATATTGCCTTTGGTAAACAAGACGTAACCATGGAACAGGTAGAGGCAGCGGCACGCATTGCCAACGCCCACAACTTTATCTGCGAAAAAGAAGAAGGCTACCAAACTAACATCGGCGATCGTGGTTCAAAACTTTCGGGCGGCCAGCGCCAGCGCATTTGTATTGCCCGTGCGGTATTAAACAACCCGCCCATCATGCTGCTGGATGAAGCTACATCGGCTCTGGATACCGAATCTGAAAAACTGGTGCAAGAAGCATTGAATAACCTGATGCAGAACCGCACATCGCTCATCATTGCTCACCGTTTAAGTACTATTCAGAATGCAGATTTGATTGTTGTACTTGATCAGGGCGAAATTGCCGAACAAGGCACTCACCAGGAGTTGATGGCACACAATGGCGTATATCGCCGTCTGATTGACATGCAAACTTTTAATTAA
- a CDS encoding TraB/GumN family protein — MKKILSLACVVLLLCTACHAQSKPTQYTNSGLLWEISGNGLKSPSYLFGTYHLAGKSFADSLSTIKEKFNTCTAVVGEILISKTDMYKMMPAMMLRGTTLDKLFTPQEYQQITEATKQITGSDMLRFNGLKPSALTVVYMTTVAPRTISSANPALDEYFQTEGKSRKDTIIGLESLQEQIDLLLNGSMESQKKHLLKFVQKHDLYKMQMQKMYRLYEQQDIDGLSKMFYSDDDYDQDEMDALLKKRNLKWMQELPGIMSAQSTFIAVGAGHLVGEYGLVNQLKMKGYTVRAVKL, encoded by the coding sequence ATGAAAAAAATCTTATCACTTGCCTGCGTCGTTCTGCTTTTGTGTACGGCTTGCCATGCGCAGTCAAAGCCAACGCAGTATACTAATAGTGGCTTGCTTTGGGAAATAAGCGGCAACGGACTAAAATCGCCTTCTTATCTTTTCGGTACCTATCATTTGGCGGGTAAGAGCTTTGCTGACAGCCTGAGTACAATTAAAGAGAAGTTTAATACGTGCACCGCAGTTGTCGGCGAGATACTAATCAGTAAGACGGATATGTATAAGATGATGCCCGCTATGATGTTGCGTGGCACTACGCTCGATAAGCTTTTTACTCCGCAAGAATATCAACAGATTACAGAGGCCACCAAGCAAATAACTGGTTCAGACATGTTGCGGTTTAACGGCCTTAAGCCATCGGCGTTAACTGTGGTTTACATGACTACGGTAGCACCAAGAACCATATCCAGTGCCAACCCGGCACTGGATGAGTATTTTCAAACCGAGGGGAAAAGCCGCAAAGACACCATAATTGGTTTAGAGAGTTTGCAGGAGCAGATAGACCTGCTGCTAAACGGCAGCATGGAAAGCCAAAAGAAACATTTGCTGAAATTTGTACAGAAACACGACCTCTACAAGATGCAGATGCAGAAAATGTACCGCCTTTATGAGCAACAGGATATTGATGGGCTGAGTAAAATGTTTTATAGCGACGACGATTACGATCAAGATGAAATGGACGCATTGCTGAAAAAACGTAACCTGAAATGGATGCAAGAGTTGCCAGGCATCATGTCTGCACAATCAACCTTTATAGCGGTAGGTGCCGGCCATCTGGTGGGCGAGTATGGGCTGGTTAATCAACTGAAAATGAAAGGGTATACCGTGCGGGCGGTAAAGCTGTAA
- a CDS encoding LytTR family DNA-binding domain-containing protein, whose amino-acid sequence MIRCLVVDDEPLALHIIEDYINKIPFLQLVKATTNPIEALTLVQDGGVDLVYLDVQMPELTGIQFLKISNGKAKVILTTAYPQYALEGYELDVIDYLLKPIAFDRFFKSAQKAQGIINPTQKNQQAEAPQPIPQAPQSDFQSDFIFVKTEHKIQKVYLHDIMFIEGLKDYISIFTEEERIITLQNMKKMEDALPERHFVRVHKSYIVALNKIDSIERSRIFIGDKIIPVGDTYRDQFFKVIEDRNV is encoded by the coding sequence ATGATCAGATGCCTGGTAGTTGATGACGAGCCTTTGGCCCTGCACATCATAGAAGATTATATTAATAAAATCCCTTTCTTACAGCTGGTTAAAGCCACCACCAATCCTATCGAGGCACTTACTTTGGTACAGGATGGCGGGGTAGATCTGGTGTATCTTGACGTGCAGATGCCCGAGCTTACCGGCATCCAGTTCCTGAAAATCTCTAACGGTAAAGCCAAAGTGATTTTAACCACCGCCTATCCGCAATATGCTTTGGAAGGATATGAGCTAGACGTGATTGATTATCTGTTGAAGCCCATTGCGTTCGATCGCTTCTTTAAATCGGCCCAAAAAGCTCAGGGCATTATCAACCCAACACAAAAAAATCAGCAGGCAGAAGCACCACAACCTATACCACAGGCGCCTCAATCAGATTTTCAGAGCGATTTTATCTTCGTAAAAACCGAACATAAGATCCAAAAGGTTTACCTGCACGATATTATGTTTATCGAGGGGTTGAAAGATTACATTTCCATCTTCACCGAAGAGGAACGTATCATTACCCTGCAAAACATGAAGAAGATGGAAGACGCCCTGCCTGAACGCCATTTTGTGCGGGTGCATAAATCATACATCGTCGCCCTCAATAAAATAGACAGCATTGAGCGCAGCCGTATCTTCATTGGCGATAAAATCATCCCCGTAGGCGATACTTACCGCGATCAGTTTTTTAAGGTGATTGAGGATAGGAATGTGTAA
- a CDS encoding glycosyltransferase family 2 protein, translating to MTDKPLVSIALCTYNGAQYLAQQLETLVGQTYPNIEIIAVDDVSKDDTVNILEQFAARHTNFSIHRNTENLGYIKNFEKAISLCKGQYIALADQDDIWELNKIELLLQNIGNAALIYHDSEFIDEQGLSIGRKVSDVRNFYAGTNANIFLLENCVSGHALMFNRELLKYFTGFNREVIHDWWLTYMACNNGGVTFINDVLVKYRQHTQANTNILRQDRGEAKKKDSLLRIEKLHAIAAAFAGYPYNTDQAFKQRYFKLMDMRMHSYFSFRLFWFIFNRRDSLLYIQKKSALSKFNFSLKYAWGYLLKKLFN from the coding sequence ATGACCGACAAGCCACTGGTTTCCATTGCCCTGTGCACCTACAACGGCGCCCAATACCTGGCGCAACAATTGGAAACCCTGGTTGGGCAAACTTATCCTAATATTGAAATTATTGCAGTTGATGATGTTTCTAAGGATGATACTGTAAATATCCTCGAGCAATTTGCTGCGCGGCATACCAACTTCAGCATTCATCGCAACACTGAAAATCTGGGCTATATCAAAAACTTTGAGAAAGCCATATCGCTCTGTAAAGGACAGTACATTGCTCTGGCCGATCAGGATGATATCTGGGAACTGAACAAAATAGAACTGTTGCTGCAAAACATCGGCAACGCCGCACTCATCTACCACGACTCTGAGTTTATTGACGAGCAGGGACTGTCTATCGGCAGAAAAGTATCAGACGTACGCAATTTCTACGCGGGCACCAATGCCAACATTTTCTTACTGGAAAACTGTGTATCGGGCCACGCGCTTATGTTTAACCGCGAGCTATTAAAATATTTCACGGGGTTTAACCGCGAGGTTATTCATGACTGGTGGCTCACCTATATGGCCTGCAATAACGGCGGCGTCACTTTTATTAATGATGTACTGGTCAAATACCGGCAGCATACACAGGCCAACACCAATATTTTGCGGCAAGATCGCGGTGAGGCCAAAAAGAAAGACTCGTTATTACGTATTGAAAAACTGCATGCTATCGCAGCGGCTTTTGCCGGCTATCCATACAATACAGATCAGGCTTTTAAACAGCGCTATTTCAAATTAATGGACATGCGCATGCACAGTTATTTTTCTTTCAGGTTATTTTGGTTTATCTTCAACCGTCGCGACAGCTTGCTGTACATTCAGAAAAAATCTGCCCTGAGCAAGTTCAATTTCTCATTGAAATATGCCTGGGGTTACCTATTGAAAAAACTGTTTAACTGA
- a CDS encoding glycosyl transferase family 90 — translation MAFRKLRTTIRRSKIGYYAINYLRQAIPVGLYSGALQRKLTAINRYDKADLADRVNYYNKLNKRTQPGENAIALKNMEIFKSPKTYNFDTFEYTRYFDQNFKASFVFGDAIHTFPEPSIQKSRPIEGDNRNAVLLKLDKKRHFIFIKDHIKFEDKKNLLIGRGAMTQAHRMRFMEMYFNHPLCDVGQVNTRGGKPEWIKPKISIEEHLQYKFILSLEGNDVATNLKWIMSSNSVAVMPKPKYETWFMEGRLIAGTHYIEIKDDYSDLESQLQYYIAHPDQTQAIARNANQYVSQFFDRRREDLISLLVLQKYFYYTSQTDQPVQL, via the coding sequence ATGGCGTTCAGAAAACTCAGAACGACAATCAGGCGCAGCAAAATCGGGTATTATGCTATCAATTACTTGCGTCAGGCAATACCCGTTGGCCTATATAGTGGTGCCCTGCAACGGAAACTAACTGCCATCAATCGTTATGACAAAGCCGATCTGGCCGATCGTGTAAACTATTACAACAAGCTCAACAAACGCACCCAACCAGGTGAAAACGCCATCGCCCTGAAAAATATGGAGATCTTCAAAAGTCCCAAAACCTACAATTTTGACACTTTTGAATACACCCGCTACTTTGACCAGAACTTTAAAGCGAGTTTTGTTTTTGGCGATGCCATTCATACCTTTCCTGAACCATCCATTCAAAAAAGCCGACCGATTGAGGGAGACAACCGCAATGCCGTCCTCCTAAAGCTGGATAAAAAGCGGCATTTCATCTTTATTAAAGACCATATTAAGTTTGAGGATAAGAAAAATCTGCTGATTGGTCGCGGAGCCATGACACAGGCCCACCGTATGCGTTTTATGGAGATGTATTTTAACCATCCGCTGTGTGATGTAGGACAGGTAAATACCCGGGGCGGCAAGCCTGAATGGATCAAACCGAAGATTAGCATTGAAGAGCACCTGCAATACAAATTCATTTTGAGTTTAGAAGGCAACGATGTGGCCACTAACCTGAAATGGATCATGTCGTCAAACTCCGTTGCCGTGATGCCCAAACCCAAATACGAAACCTGGTTTATGGAAGGCCGGTTAATTGCCGGTACGCATTATATCGAAATAAAGGACGATTACAGCGATCTGGAAAGTCAGCTACAATATTATATAGCACATCCGGACCAAACACAGGCCATTGCCCGCAATGCCAATCAATATGTGAGCCAGTTTTTTGATCGCCGCCGCGAGGATTTGATTTCATTGCTGGTGCTGCAAAAGTATTTCTACTATACATCGCAAACAGATCAACCCGTACAGTTGTGA
- a CDS encoding AAA family ATPase — MRIHIVGAAGVGKTTLGIALAAQMDIPYFDSDAYFWADSDEPFTVKRPPELRNAMLLADLERHESYIVGGSMISWEIDWNKWFDLIVFLRLSQEIRMQRLHNRELERYGESIYTERAPHYKEFMDWARGYEDDTTPRRSLRNHQEWLQTMRCPILEIADDTTTDERIDRILQTIHNQ, encoded by the coding sequence GTGAGAATTCATATTGTGGGTGCCGCAGGCGTAGGGAAAACTACTTTAGGGATAGCCCTGGCCGCTCAGATGGACATCCCTTATTTTGATAGCGATGCCTATTTCTGGGCAGACAGCGATGAGCCTTTTACCGTTAAGCGTCCACCTGAACTGCGCAATGCGATGCTGTTAGCCGACCTGGAGCGCCACGAAAGCTACATTGTTGGTGGCTCGATGATTAGTTGGGAGATTGACTGGAACAAGTGGTTTGACCTGATTGTATTTCTGCGCCTGTCGCAGGAGATACGTATGCAACGCCTGCACAACCGCGAACTGGAACGTTACGGCGAAAGTATTTATACCGAGCGCGCACCTCATTACAAAGAGTTTATGGACTGGGCCCGCGGCTATGAAGATGATACCACGCCCCGTCGCAGTTTACGCAATCACCAGGAGTGGCTGCAAACCATGCGTTGCCCGATACTGGAAATAGCCGACGACACCACAACTGATGAACGCATTGACCGAATATTACAAACCATACATAATCAATAA
- a CDS encoding GIY-YIG nuclease family protein has product MLNQGYVYIMTNAYRTTFYIGVTANLRSRVWQHTNGEGSVFVKRYRLFDLVYHEYFEKITDAINREKQLKNWHHEWKINLIKAANPEMKDLKSELELI; this is encoded by the coding sequence ATGTTGAATCAAGGCTATGTTTATATTATGACGAATGCTTATAGAACCACCTTCTATATTGGGGTAACAGCTAATCTGAGAAGCAGGGTTTGGCAACATACAAATGGAGAAGGGTCAGTTTTTGTAAAAAGATACAGATTGTTCGATCTGGTTTACCACGAATATTTTGAGAAAATAACAGACGCCATTAATCGTGAAAAGCAATTAAAAAATTGGCATCATGAATGGAAGATTAATCTAATTAAAGCTGCAAATCCTGAAATGAAAGATTTGAAAAGCGAATTAGAATTGATTTGA